The genomic interval CGAAACGTTGACCGAGGCTTGGGGCCAGGCCACCGCCGGAGCAAGCAGCAGGGGCAGGATCAGCAAGGGGAAGAATCGGCGGAGTAGGGTCATGGCCGGGCTTTAATCAGCAGCGCCGGCATAGTCAACAAATGTCATCCTTCGCTCGGGATGACGGCGCCTCTATATCCGTTGAGGAAGCGGCGTGTTTTTGAACTTCTTGACCAGCTTGGAATAGGCCTTGAACGGCGCCCCCTCTTCCCGGAACGGGTCGCGGAACAGCCGCAAAATCTCGCGCTTGGTGAATTTGCCCTGGACCATGGCGTGATAGAGGAGCTCGCCCAGCATATAGCCGAGGGCGTGGGTGACTCCGAAGAAAAGCTCATGCCTTTTGAAGAGAGCCTCGGGATTGGCCACCGGAACGCCCTTTTTCTCCAGCTTCTTGGCCTCGAGGACGGTGTGGGCGACTTCCAGCTCGAAGGTCCGGTCGCGCGGCACCCGCACATTTTTGAAATAGCCGATCAAGCTCTCGAAGTCCTCGACCCGCATGCATTTGCGCTTCTGGTTGATGATCTTGGAGCCGAAGAAGCCGATCGCCTCGTGGAGGGCATTGGCGTAGAAGGCGTCCCCGGCGCTGCGCGGGAACTCGTCGCCCGCGACCAAATGCCGAATGAAGTGGCTGGCCTCCTCGGCCGCGTGGTTCATCGAGACGTTGGCCAAATAAACCCATTTGTGCTTCGGGATGTAGTAGCTCTCCGACAATTGGACTTGGCGCCGGATCATCCGCTTCTCCTGCGGACTGAAATCGGGGTCTTCCTTCAGCCTTTCGAGGAAGCTGAGATCGCCGCAGGTGAAAACCTCGACCTCGTCCTTGGCCTTGGGCAGCTTCAGGCCGAGGAACTTGGCGATGCGTTCGGACAGGTCGAGGAAGCTGTGCTTCGGATCCTGATAGTCGATCTCGCCCTCTTCGTTCTCCAGCCAATTGAGGTAGGACTGCTGCCACACGATGGGCGGGGTGTTCATCAGGCAAAAGCTCTTGCCATCGAGGCGAACGAGCTCGATCTTGTCCTCGAGGTGATCCTCGGCCAGCTGCCAGTAAATCTTTTCCGAATTCTGATAGATGAACAGCTCTTTGCGGGGGTTGTAGCCCTTTCCCGCCGCTTCCCGCACTTGGTGCGGCAGGTTCTCGGGGGCGATGTGCAAGTCGCCGACGAAGACGAACTTCTTGAAGCCAGGGTTGAGGGCGTCGATCTCGGCCAAGGTCTTGGCCATCGCCTCGTCCCGTTTCCGTAAGCCGGCGCCCAAGGGAGCCGACTCGATGCCGTAAACATCGATCTGGTAATACTTGGCGAAATCGAAGATCGGCTCGAAGTTCTCCCACAGGTCGAAATAGAAATGCTTGCGCAGGTTGATGAGCTTCAAGAAGCTGCGCAGCGAGAGCTGACCTCGCAGGAATTTGTCGGCATGGACTTGGTGCCGCTTCTGGAGGAACTCGAGGCAAATGACGAAACGGTCGGTCTGAACCACCAGCATCTTGAGAAGCCGCAGCAAAGCCCGCTGGGACTGGCGGTTGGTATGGTAGTCGCCGAGGTAAATCCATTCGGCGGCGGCCAAGGCCTTTTTTAAGTCCTCGACGTCGGCCAGGGATTCGAAATTCCGGACGTGCTTGAGGTAATTCTGCTCGTATTTCGCGAAGCCCTGCTCGCTGACCAGGATCGATTCGTCGATGATCTTTTGATTTTTGCGAAATATCTGTTTTTGGATGCGGATCAGCTCTTCGCGGGGTGACAAAGCCGTCATGGCAGCATTAAAGCACAAAGGCTAAATAAGTAAAGAAATCAATGATTTCCATCATTACTGGCGGCCGACGCCCAATTCCCGGCCAAAACGGTAGGTGAAGCCGGCCTCGGCCAGCCACTGGTTTTCGTCGTCGCCGGCGACGAAGTTGAAGTTCCGCACCCCTTCCCAGCCGAAGCCGAAGCGCGCGGTCAGGTGAGAGTCGAAGTCATGGCGCAGCCCGACCGCGGCTCGAAAGCGGGTTTCGGCCGGCCGATCGACGGCCGTTCGCCGCGCCGCCACCCCGTTGGTGTCGTAATCGACGTCAAAGAGGTCGCCGCTCCGCCAGGCATAGCGAATTCCAAAATCGATCAGGGTGCTGGGACTGAAGTCGTAGCGAAGCATCGCCCGAAGAAGCTGGGCATCGGGCCCCAGCGAGCTGAACAGGAAGTTGTTCTCGGTCAGGCCCGAGGTGAAGATCGGGTGGCGGCCGAAGCGAGGCGAAAGCCGGCGGTATTCGATCCGAAGATCCAAGGTCCCGCTGCGAGTGGCCCGGGGCAAGTAGACGCCGGCCATCCAGGAGAGATCGTCGCGGAACAAGACCGTGAAGTCGCGGTCGAAGTCCTCGAAATTCAGCTCGGCGTAGACCTGCATCCCGCGGAATTGGGGAATGCTGCCGATGACCTCGATATCGAAGTTGCGGTTGGAGGATGCCTGGTCATGGCTGCCGACGCCCCAGAACTCGCCGATGACGTCGCCGAAGCTCAAGTCCGGCGCCCCGTCGCCTCCGAGGATGAGAGTTTGGCTGATGCCCAGCTCGAGATAGGGCGAGCCGCGCATCGAATTCTTGTAGGCCACCAGCCAGGGGTCCTCGAAATGCTGCTCCGGCCCCAGGTTGGCGACGACCAGGCTCCACTGGTGCTGGCCCAGCTTCTTGAAGACGAAGGGATATTGGAAGGGGCTGATCGAGGATAGCTTGATGAAATCGAGGGGCCGGGTGTTGTTGGCAAAGGCGATTCCGCCTTCGAGCGAGGGACCCCAATTGACCGAATCGCGGCCGATCTGGAGGTCGAGCTTGCGCCAGGTGAAGCGCCCGCTCAGCCGTTGGACGAAAACTTGGTTTTCCTCGGGCTGGCCGTCCTTGGCCACCTGAACTTGAAACCGGGGCTCAGCTTGAACCGCGAAATACTTGCCCAGCCGGAACCAATGAGTGGTTTCGATGCCGAGGTTGGCGCCATTGACGAAGTGGCGGCCGGCCCGGTTCTCGACCAGCGGCCGGCTCTTGCCTTGGATGCCGCCGAAGCCGTTGTCGGCCGGCATCAGCAGCGGGTCTTGGTCGAGGTAGACGAAGTTCCAGCGGAGCTCGTCGATGATTTGACCCTGGACCGCCGGCACCCGGCCTTCGAGGGCGCCGAGCTGGATCAATTCGTCGCGGTAATCGGCCTTAAGCCGCTTCAGGATCTTGTCGACGTAGACCTTGTCCTTGAGCCGCTTGCCGCTTTCCTCGAAGGAGGATTCTTCCTCGCGAAAACGGGCGGCGAAATCCGGGTAATTCTTCATCGCCTCGGCGATGAGCCGGGCGATCTCGGCCCGCACATAGGGCCGTTGCCCGATCATTTGAGTCTTGATGAGGCCGTGAGCGACCAGCTTGTCGATCCGGCGATAGACCGGTTCCTCGATCGGGACCGTGACCGAGGAGTAAGCCCAGGCGCCGCCCGCGAAGGGCAGCAGAAGAAGCCAAAGGGCCAGGCTTGGCAGAAGATGTCTCACTTCCCCGGAATACCCAGGGACTAATCGCTTGCCAAGCGCTTTGACTTCCGACACAAAGAAATTCCATGCAGCCCAAGACCAAACGGCGGATCGCCAACTACGTCGGCATCCTGCTTTCGGCCTCCTTCCTCTATTTTTGCTTTCGATCGCTGGACGCCGCGGCCTTGAAACGGGCCTTCTTCCTGCCCCATCCAGTCTGGCTCATCGGGGTGGTGGCCCTGAACTTCGTCTTGATGGGCCAAAGAGCCTTGCTCTGGTCGGCGCTGCTCAAGCCGCTGGGGTCCCTCCCCTTCTGGAACCTCTTCGACGTCCTCCATATCGGTTACATGGCCAACAACCTCCTGCCGCTGAAGGTCGGCGAATTTTTTCGCGCTTCCTTCATCGCCAAAAAATGGAACCTGCCCTATGCCCGGGTCCTGACCACCGTCGGCTTGGAGCGCTTCTTCCCGGGATTCACCCTGATCATCTTGCTTTTCTTGGCCGCTTCGGAATTGAAAATTCCCGGCTGGATCATGACCGGCGCCTACGTTCTGGGAGGGGTGCTGCTTGGAGTCCTGGGGATGCTGATCTTCGTCTGGCTGCGAAAGCCCGACTTGAGCAAGTGGGAAAAGCGCCACCGGATCCTCTTCCGGGTCATCGAATTTTTCGATCACATCGGCGAGGCTTCTCAGCCGCTCAAATCTCCCACCAGCTTCCTATGGATGACCTTCCTGGCCTTGGCCGGCTGGGCCATGCAAGTGGTGATGCTGCGCTGGGTCGAGGCGGCTTTCGCGGTTGAAATCAGTTGGCTGGGGTCGCTCTTCGTCCTGGTCGCGATCAATTTCGCCATCTCGCTGCCCAGCGCGCCGGGCAACCTGGGCACCTTCGAGCTGGCCACGGTCCTGGCCTACACTTGGTTGGGTCTCGACAAGGCGACCGCCTTGGGCATCGCCTTCTATTTCCATTTCCTGCAGGTGATCCCGGTGACTTTGGTCGGGCTGTTTTATTATTTTCGCTGGGGCCTGCGGCTCAAGGACATGGAGCGGACCGACGACGAGGCCGGTGACTGTCATCCTGAGCAAAGCGAAGGATCTGCGACTGCCCAAGGCTGAAAATCTACCATCCGCGACCGTGCCCACTTAGCTCGAAGAAAACAAGTATTCGAGGTCTTCCATCTTGAGCTTCTTGCCGAGCGCCGAATCCGAGCCCAGCAGCCCCTTGGCCAAGAAGCGCTTCTTCTCCTGCAAGAGCAGGATCTTCTCCTCCACGCTATTCTTGGTGATCAGCTTATAGGAGAAAACATGCTTGGTCTGGCCGATGCGATGGACCCGGTCGGTGGCCTGGTCCTGGACCGCCGGATTCCACCAGGGATCGTAGTGGATGACGTAGTCGGCTCCGGTCAGGTTAAGGCCGGTGCCGCCGGCGCGGAGGCTGACCAAGAAGACCGGGATATCGGGCTGGGAGTTGAAGCGCCGAATCTTTTCCTCGCGGCGCCGAGTCCGGCCGTCAAGGTATTCGTAGGTGATCTCGGACTCCTCGAGCCACAGCCGCAGCAGAGAGAGCATCTCGACGAACTGGCTGAAGACGAGGATCCGGTGGCCCTCGCTGAGCACTTCGGTGACCAGGTCTTGAAAAGCATCCATCTTTCCCGAAGGCGTGCCGGTCTTCTTGAAGCTCGGACCGAGCAGCTCGGGGTGGCAGCAGACTTGGCGCAGCCGAAGCAGCGCGGTCAGGATCGACACCTGGCTCCGCTCCAGCCCTTTTTCCTCGATGTCGTTGAAAACCTGGCGCCGGCAAGCCGCCAGAACTTCCTGATAAAGCCTCTGCTGCTCATGGGTCATTTCACAGTAATGGACCACTTCGGTCTTGGGCGGCAGCTCCTTGGCGACCTCGTCCTTGAGCCGGCGAAGGACGAAAGGGAAAATCCGGCGGCGAAGACGTTCCATCTGCTCGCTGTTTTGCTCGTTCTCGACCGGCTGCTGGTACTTGCGCTTGAAGTGCGGGTAGCTCGACAAGAAGCCGGGCATGAGGAAGTCGAAAATCGACCAAAGCTCGGAAAGGTGGTTCTCGAGCGGAGTGCCGCTCAGGGCCCAGCGTTGCTCGGACTGGAGCTCCTTGACCAGCAGCGCCGTCTTGCTTTTGAAGTTTTTGATATTCTGGGCCTCGTCAAGAATGACGGTGCGCCATTTCTGGGCCGAAAGGACCTCGACGTCGCGGCGGAACAAGGCATAGCTGGTCAAAACAATGTCGGCTTCCGGGATCTGCGAGTAGAGATGCTTGCGGTCGGGGCCGCTTAAAATGAGGGTCTTGAGCCCGGGCGTGAATTTCGCCGCCTCGCTGGCCCAGTTGAAGACCACCGAAGTCGGAGCCAAAACCAGGTTGGGCATCGAGCCGTAGCGATCGCGCCGATCTTGAAGGTAGGCCAAAGCCTGGACGGTTTTTCCCAATCCCATGTCGTCGGCCAAGATGCCATGGAGGCGGTGGTCGTGCAGGAAATGCAGCCAATCGTAGCCATGGTGCTGGTAATCACGCAGCACCGGCCGAAGGGCTTCCGGCAATTCCCGGCGTGGAATTTCGCCCTCATGGCGCAAGGCGTGAATCATCGCCCCGAAATCCTGGCGCTTGCTCCAATCGACCTTGAGGGTTTCGTCGAGGTAAGCGGCGTGATAACCCGAAACCTTGAGCCGGCCGCCGGCATCGATCTCGGCCTCGATTTCGGCCAGCTTCTCCTCGAGCCGCTGCAAATCCTCGGCTTGAACCCGGGCGAAGCCCTTGCCCGGAATCTGGAGATAGCGTTTGCCCTCGGCGACCAAGGCCTGAACCACCTCGTAAGGCACCTCGATACCGTCGACCTCGAAGCTCAAGTCGATCTCCAGCCAATCGATCCCGCTGGAAGCCGCTCGAGCCTTGATTTGGCCGCCACCCAGGTCGCCGGCCAATCGGAAATGGGAAAGCTCGCCATCGAGGGCGATCTGGCTCTGCCGCTCCAAGGCAGGCAAGGTCTCGGCGACGAAATCCAAGGCTTTCTCGCCGCCGTTTTCAAAGCGATGGGCCCCGACCCGGTGAAACCCCTGGTCGAGATATTTTTGGAGGACCTCTTTCTCGAAAGCCATGTCGCGGCGGATCAGGGTCTTTTTTCCGCCCTCCTCGACCTCGACCATGGCTTCGATGTCCTGTTCGTGGGGCGCGACCCGATGGCCGGAATATTCAAATTGGATGTCGAGGATCAGCTTGTCGGCGGCCCGATCTTCCTTGAGGTTGAAATGAGGGGTCGGCGTGCCTTCGATCATTTCGGGCAAGCTGAAGCCTTCAGGCAGGATCATCTGCGGTTTCCGGGCCAAGGACGGCAGGTAGTCTTGGAGGAAGTCGGCGGCCTCCGTCCCGGTGAGCAATAGTTCGCCGTCGGCGTTGAAATCTCCCAAGATGGATCCCAAGGCCGAGGGTTTGATCGGATAGAGCGTTTCGCCGACCAGGGCCCACATCCGGGGGCCATCGAAGACGGTGGCGGCGGCAAATGCAATCTCCTTCAAGGTTTCCCCGTCTTGAAAGGAAGCTTGAAGCCGGACGTGGGAACGGCTCTGCTCGAGCAGCTCGACCAGAGGGAGCAAGGCCTGCTCCGAGAACTTCACGATCTTTCCGCTGTGCAGAAATTCGACATGGGAAAACTTGGCGAGCTTGGAAATAAAAAAGGCGACGTGTTTCCGAGGCACGATGAATTGGTTGTCGGCCGAATTCAAATTGGCGAAGCGGAGCAAGTTTTGGGCGAAGCGTCGGTGATCGGGATCGAGCTCGCTTTGGGGGGTGCCGTGCCGATGCAGTCCCAGCGCGTGAATGCCGAAGCGCTCGAAGCGGGTGATGGATTCGTCGCCGAGGAAAGCCTTGATGGCGAGGGCATTCTGCCGCGGCAGGAAGTCGATGCCGTAAGCCAGTTGAAGATAGTGCTCGTCCCCCTCTTCTTTTCGGATGGCCCGGGAGAGCTTGTTGAGCACGTCGGAATGTCTGGGATCCTGGTCCTTCATCGGAATCGCCCATCCTAGTGGAAGGATTGGGAAATTGCTAGAGGGGGTGAGTGATTTTTGGACGGGTGACGGATGCCTGAATCGAAATTTGGACGTTGTTTCGAACACCGGCCGGTTGCTCTTGCTAAGTTATTGATATTATTTGATATTTATGACATTTCCTGGCATGATCCCTGCATCAGTTGAGGGCATGGTCAGAAAATCTTACCTCGCTGCTCTCCTTTCTCTATCCCTTCCGGCGTGTTTGGCGATGCCGCCGCCGGAGGAATTATTTCAATCTCGAGCCAACATCGCTCCGCGAGCGGCGAGCGAAGAAGACGGAAAGCTGGAAATTTGGATTCCCTATGTCGGTCAAGGCGACGGAACCTTGGTCGTCTTACCCAACGGAAAAAATCTGCTCATCGATGCCGGCCCGCCGGGCGCCGGGAAAAACTATCTTTTGCCGTTGCTGGCCGAGCTGAAGATTCAGACTATCAACGCCTTGGTGGTCAGCCATTACGACTTAGATCACATCGGAGGGGTGTCGGAAATTCCCTTGGGCTTAGACGGGCTTCCGAACACTGCCGATGATGTGAATGTGCTTGCGGTTTATGATCGCGGCGGTGAGCCTTGGGATAGCAGCCCGGGATATGGAAAATATCTGGAGAGTTTGGATGACTGGAAGATTCCCCGACGAACTCTGTCGGCGGGTGATTCTTTGTTGCTGGACTCAGCAGTGAGCATCCGTTGCGTCGTGTCCAACGGCATTGTCGGCGACGGCAGCTCGGCACCGGAAGTGGTGGACATAAGTCCGGCGACATACGCAGGAAGGGAGAATGCGGCTTCGGTTGGCTTGCTGATCGAATTTGGAGACTTTCGTTATTTGACGGCCGGGGATTTAACGGGCGGCGGGATGGCGGATGGGTTTTTAACGCCGGATGTGGAGACGCCGTTGGCGGAGTTGGTTGGGGAAGTGGATGCGGTGCATGTGAATCATCATGGGAGTGGGAGCTCTTCGAATGAGGAGTTTGTTAAAATTGGTGCGCAAATGGTTTTCATTCAAGCAGGAAAAGATAACCCGTATCACCATCCAACAAACGAAGTACTTCAGAAATGGGCGGATTTAGGGTCGGAAATTTATTCCACGGCGGATGGTGATGGGTTCGCACTAGAAAGCAAAGACAGGAGCATTTCGGTCCAACTGCTAGAACTCCAACTATCTCCAAGATTAGATTGAACTCAATTCTAAAGCTTAAAGTGGTAAGCGCAACTTGCGCACTGAATTTCTTCTTGCGTTTTTTCCTTATGGGTAATTACCATTCACATTATTCGATTAATCTCCGGGTAAGAATTAATTTTCAAATTATCCGGTGGCCCATCCGTAAAGGACCATCAGACAATTTAATTCAAGCATCTAAGAGGTGTTTAATACCTAGCTTTCGCTTGGCAGGGCCCTACTTTGTCTAATGGGAGGGTATCAGATGGGATCAAAACTTACACATCCATATACCTTTTTACTTGTTCTCTTAATATTTTTTTCGGCTTGTGGTGACAATACTATTGATGGCCCTGGATCGGAGAGCGAAGTGGAACCCGAAACCCTAGGTGAAACTGAAGACGGCCTTAGTTATAAGACTGCA from bacterium carries:
- a CDS encoding ChaN family lipoprotein; its protein translation is MTALSPREELIRIQKQIFRKNQKIIDESILVSEQGFAKYEQNYLKHVRNFESLADVEDLKKALAAAEWIYLGDYHTNRQSQRALLRLLKMLVVQTDRFVICLEFLQKRHQVHADKFLRGQLSLRSFLKLINLRKHFYFDLWENFEPIFDFAKYYQIDVYGIESAPLGAGLRKRDEAMAKTLAEIDALNPGFKKFVFVGDLHIAPENLPHQVREAAGKGYNPRKELFIYQNSEKIYWQLAEDHLEDKIELVRLDGKSFCLMNTPPIVWQQSYLNWLENEEGEIDYQDPKHSFLDLSERIAKFLGLKLPKAKDEVEVFTCGDLSFLERLKEDPDFSPQEKRMIRRQVQLSESYYIPKHKWVYLANVSMNHAAEEASHFIRHLVAGDEFPRSAGDAFYANALHEAIGFFGSKIINQKRKCMRVEDFESLIGYFKNVRVPRDRTFELEVAHTVLEAKKLEKKGVPVANPEALFKRHELFFGVTHALGYMLGELLYHAMVQGKFTKREILRLFRDPFREEGAPFKAYSKLVKKFKNTPLPQRI
- a CDS encoding capsule assembly Wzi family protein, with translation MRHLLPSLALWLLLLPFAGGAWAYSSVTVPIEEPVYRRIDKLVAHGLIKTQMIGQRPYVRAEIARLIAEAMKNYPDFAARFREEESSFEESGKRLKDKVYVDKILKRLKADYRDELIQLGALEGRVPAVQGQIIDELRWNFVYLDQDPLLMPADNGFGGIQGKSRPLVENRAGRHFVNGANLGIETTHWFRLGKYFAVQAEPRFQVQVAKDGQPEENQVFVQRLSGRFTWRKLDLQIGRDSVNWGPSLEGGIAFANNTRPLDFIKLSSISPFQYPFVFKKLGQHQWSLVVANLGPEQHFEDPWLVAYKNSMRGSPYLELGISQTLILGGDGAPDLSFGDVIGEFWGVGSHDQASSNRNFDIEVIGSIPQFRGMQVYAELNFEDFDRDFTVLFRDDLSWMAGVYLPRATRSGTLDLRIEYRRLSPRFGRHPIFTSGLTENNFLFSSLGPDAQLLRAMLRYDFSPSTLIDFGIRYAWRSGDLFDVDYDTNGVAARRTAVDRPAETRFRAAVGLRHDFDSHLTARFGFGWEGVRNFNFVAGDDENQWLAEAGFTYRFGRELGVGRQ
- a CDS encoding lysylphosphatidylglycerol synthase transmembrane domain-containing protein; the encoded protein is MQPKTKRRIANYVGILLSASFLYFCFRSLDAAALKRAFFLPHPVWLIGVVALNFVLMGQRALLWSALLKPLGSLPFWNLFDVLHIGYMANNLLPLKVGEFFRASFIAKKWNLPYARVLTTVGLERFFPGFTLIILLFLAASELKIPGWIMTGAYVLGGVLLGVLGMLIFVWLRKPDLSKWEKRHRILFRVIEFFDHIGEASQPLKSPTSFLWMTFLALAGWAMQVVMLRWVEAAFAVEISWLGSLFVLVAINFAISLPSAPGNLGTFELATVLAYTWLGLDKATALGIAFYFHFLQVIPVTLVGLFYYFRWGLRLKDMERTDDEAGDCHPEQSEGSATAQG
- a CDS encoding SNF2-related protein → MKDQDPRHSDVLNKLSRAIRKEEGDEHYLQLAYGIDFLPRQNALAIKAFLGDESITRFERFGIHALGLHRHGTPQSELDPDHRRFAQNLLRFANLNSADNQFIVPRKHVAFFISKLAKFSHVEFLHSGKIVKFSEQALLPLVELLEQSRSHVRLQASFQDGETLKEIAFAAATVFDGPRMWALVGETLYPIKPSALGSILGDFNADGELLLTGTEAADFLQDYLPSLARKPQMILPEGFSLPEMIEGTPTPHFNLKEDRAADKLILDIQFEYSGHRVAPHEQDIEAMVEVEEGGKKTLIRRDMAFEKEVLQKYLDQGFHRVGAHRFENGGEKALDFVAETLPALERQSQIALDGELSHFRLAGDLGGGQIKARAASSGIDWLEIDLSFEVDGIEVPYEVVQALVAEGKRYLQIPGKGFARVQAEDLQRLEEKLAEIEAEIDAGGRLKVSGYHAAYLDETLKVDWSKRQDFGAMIHALRHEGEIPRRELPEALRPVLRDYQHHGYDWLHFLHDHRLHGILADDMGLGKTVQALAYLQDRRDRYGSMPNLVLAPTSVVFNWASEAAKFTPGLKTLILSGPDRKHLYSQIPEADIVLTSYALFRRDVEVLSAQKWRTVILDEAQNIKNFKSKTALLVKELQSEQRWALSGTPLENHLSELWSIFDFLMPGFLSSYPHFKRKYQQPVENEQNSEQMERLRRRIFPFVLRRLKDEVAKELPPKTEVVHYCEMTHEQQRLYQEVLAACRRQVFNDIEEKGLERSQVSILTALLRLRQVCCHPELLGPSFKKTGTPSGKMDAFQDLVTEVLSEGHRILVFSQFVEMLSLLRLWLEESEITYEYLDGRTRRREEKIRRFNSQPDIPVFLVSLRAGGTGLNLTGADYVIHYDPWWNPAVQDQATDRVHRIGQTKHVFSYKLITKNSVEEKILLLQEKKRFLAKGLLGSDSALGKKLKMEDLEYLFSSS
- a CDS encoding MBL fold metallo-hydrolase, whose protein sequence is MTFPGMIPASVEGMVRKSYLAALLSLSLPACLAMPPPEELFQSRANIAPRAASEEDGKLEIWIPYVGQGDGTLVVLPNGKNLLIDAGPPGAGKNYLLPLLAELKIQTINALVVSHYDLDHIGGVSEIPLGLDGLPNTADDVNVLAVYDRGGEPWDSSPGYGKYLESLDDWKIPRRTLSAGDSLLLDSAVSIRCVVSNGIVGDGSSAPEVVDISPATYAGRENAASVGLLIEFGDFRYLTAGDLTGGGMADGFLTPDVETPLAELVGEVDAVHVNHHGSGSSSNEEFVKIGAQMVFIQAGKDNPYHHPTNEVLQKWADLGSEIYSTADGDGFALESKDRSISVQLLELQLSPRLD